The genomic region cttcccccacccctctctctctctctttccatcctttctttaATCTCAGCTCCCCGGACCTTCAGATGAGCTTCCGTGTCTCAAGCGGGATTATGGAAATCGCTTAAAATCCGCGGAGTTCCTTAACAACTCGGGAACCTCTGAAACCTCCGTCTTAGTTCACTGCCAAGACGCTCCTTCGTTCTCCCAGCGGCGAGTCGTGGACGCGAGGAATCGATGGGTCAAATAGGGTCACCCATCGCCTTTCCTCCTGTGTATGATGGCCATTACGGTGAACTCCTGTGTGTAACGACCAGAGCGGCGATTCGAGGGGTATCGAGTTTGATGGCTTGTAATAAGAACAGGATAATGGAAGCAGTtatgggtgagaggggagagaggggagcgggggggagggaaggaaataaaggggagatatgggtgagaggggagaaagagggaagggaggtgctggtgagaggggagaaagagggaaggaaataaaggggagatatgggtgagaggggagaaagagggaaaggaggtggtggtgagaggggagagagaagagagaggggaagggaaggaaataaaggggaggtatgggtgagaggggaaagagggaagggaggtggtggtgaaggggaaagcgggggaagagggaaggggaggtgctgggtgagagggagaaagagggaagggagattgctggtgaagggaaagcgagaagagagaggggagggaaggaaataaatggGAGgtatgggtgagaggggagaaagagggaaaggaggtggtggtgagaggggagagagaagagagaggggagggaaggaaataaaggggaggtatgggtgagaagggagaaagagggaagggaggtggtggtgagaggcgagagcgagaagagagaggagaagggaaggaaataaatggGAGGTATGGAtgcgatgggagagagaggagagagggggaagggaaggaaataattgaagggtgtggaatagagaaagagaagggcaggAGAAGGACGGGAGGATGATACATGAAACGAGATGTGAAGAAGGAttaggatgggaagagaagaaaggattgggaaagataacaaaaacaaggaaggaaggaataagagagagggagcagagagcgagaaggaaatgagaacgtCAGGGCAAAATTGACCCTTGAGCAGAACTAGTTTATATTTCACTAACACCATTTCGTAGCAATTCTATTGAAATTTTTACATTCTTGATCGCAAACGTTCATATGTTGGTGTCACAGAGATGATGAATATCAGTGAAAATGCGTCCAGTGGGAATAGATCTAGatgacaaacaataataacaaaaaaagagaacgaaaaaaaatgttttttaggAATTTGAGCATTACTCTTATTGGCTTTTGCACTGGATGTCAATAACGGCCCATTAACCACGAAGGCAGTTGCGTTATTTCCAACACTACGACCAGCACTTCCGACGGCCGTAATCCCAAGCTCCCCAAGGCTGATTGTCACCCCAACAATCGCTCTgccaataaacaaacataatagaGGGCGCCAGCGGCTGATATACTGACATTTAGAAACAGGATTTTGGCGGCCTTTGGCAAGACCATACGTCACGAGGGGGAAGTAATGACGTCACCGTTGCGTCATTTGTCACGTGGTAGCGACTGATCGACTGAACCCTCCGATATCTGCTTATTGTCAGACACGCCAGGCTGAAATGGGGGAAATGTGGCCTCGTGAGGGTGCAAGTCATGGTACTCGGGGAcatggaggggaaatggggtcTACTCGGGGAcatggaggggaaatgggggctaCTCGGGGAcatggaggggaaatgggggctaCTCGGGGAcatggaggggaaatgggggctaCTCAGGGACACGGAGGAAATGGGGGCTACTCAGGGACATGGAGGAAATGGGGGCTACTCCAGGGGAcatggagggaaatgggggctacTCCCGGGGACATGGAGGAAATGGGGGCTACTCGGGGACATGGAGGGGAAAAGTGGGTGGGCTACACGGGGACATGGAGGGAAAATGGGGGCTACTTGGGGACACGGAGGAAATGGGGGCTACTCGGGGacatggaggaggaaatgggggctACTCGGGGACATACAGGGGAAATGGGGGCTACTCTGGGGAcatggaggggaaatgggggctaCTTTCGGGGAcatggggaggggaaatgggggctaCTTGGGGAcatggagggggaaatgggggctaCTTGGGGAcatggaggggaaatgggggctaCTCCAGGGACATGGAGGGAAAATGGGGCTACACTTGGGGACAcatggaggggaaatgggggctaCTCGGGGAcatggaggaggggaaatgggggctaCTCAGGGAGcatggaggagggaaatgggggctacTCCCGGGGAcatggaggagggaaatgggggctacTTCAGGGAcatggaggggaaatgggggctaCTCGGGGAcatggaggggaaatgggggctaCTCGGGGAcatggaggggaaatgggggatacTCAGGGAcatggaggggaaatgggggctaCTCGGGGACacggaggggggaaatgggggctaCTCAGGAGACATGGAGGAAATAGGGGCTACTCGGGGACacggaggggaaatgggggctaCTCGGGGAcatggaggggaaatgggggtcaCTCAGGGAcatggaggggaaatgggggctaTTCGGGGAcatggagggaaatgggggctacTCAGGGAcatggaggggaaatgggggctaCTCGGGGACATGGAGGGAAATGGGAGCTACTCGGAGACATGGAGGGGCGGGGGCTACTCGGGGACatggaggggagaaatgggggctGCTCTGGGACacggaggggaagtgggggctACTCGGGGAcacggagggaaatgggggctacTCAGGGAcatggaggggaagtgggggctACTCGGGGAcatggaggggaaatgggggctaCTCGGGGAcatggaggggaaatgggggctaCTCGGGGAcatggaggggaaatgggggctaCTCGGGGAcatggaggggaaatgggggctaCTCGGGGAcatggaggggaaatgggggctaCTCGGGGACAcatggaggggaagtgggggctACTCGGGGAcatggaggggaaatgggggctaCTCGGGGAcatggaggggaaatgggggctaCTCGGGGAcatggaggggaaatgggggctaCTCGGGGAcatggaggggaaatgggggctaCTCGGGGAcatggaggggaaatgggggctaTGCAGAGGGGACATTTAAAGGGTTGCGTTGCCGAAGAATGCAAGAGGGAAGGATCTATGTGTGGGCGAAGGCGAGGTGTGTTACATGTACGTGTTTACTGTATCCATGCATTTGTGATTTTATGGGCGCGGGTGCCTGTGTCGATAAGGGTGTTTATGCATGTAGAAATGagtctgcttttgtgtgtgtgtgtgcttttgtgtgtgaatCTCACGCATACGTTCTTACGCATATCtacaagcacgcacgcgcacacacacacacacacacacacacacacacacacacacacacacacacacacacacacacacacacacacacacacacacacacacacacacacacacacatacacatacacagacacatacatacattcatacatacataaatatatatatatatatatatatatatatatatatatatatatatatatatatatatatatatatatatatatatatttatatatttatttatatatatatacgcatacatatatacttggatatacatacatacatacataaatgggaTGTAATTACATGTATGGATACAGACTGATACACtgatagatgaagaaagagataaaattatagttgtatttgttataaatatccatatatacatatatgaaaataaagacagaaaagtaGACTGATGGATAAATTATCAGTAAATCAGtgccaaaaatagatagatagataaaataacaaaaagtgaaagaggagaataTGAAAGCGAACGGAGgttaagaaatgaaaagagagagaaaaaagaaaaatggaaagagaaaaaaaagaaggaaaaagaaccaagataaaagaaatcaagagagagagaaaaaaaaacatataagaaatgaatgaaagatagaaaaaaatgctacacatcagcaataaaaagaaagagattaggtaagagagagagaaagagagagagagagagagagagagagagagagagagagagagagagagagagagagagagagagagagagagagagagagagagagagaacgagagagagagaggtaagagagagagagagagagagagagagagagagagagagagagagagagagagagagaaagaaagagagagagacaaagagaaaagaaaaaaaagcgaaagaaagaacaagcaataaagagagaaacgaaaagacgagaaggaaaaagaaatgcaaagaaacgacccaagagagaaagagacgaaacggATTCAAAGCACAGAGTATCGCAGCCTTCACGCCACAGTGGCTCTGGCTCAAAGGAGACAAGCCGGTCTCCCTCGTTCAGGTATTGAGTGgccaggggaaagggaggaaaaaggaagagggagtgaagaaagagacagaaaacgataggggaaatgagaaggacggtggtagagagagagagagagagagagagagagagagagagagagagagagagagagagagagagagagagagacagagagagagagagaaagagagagagagagaaagagagagagaaagagagagagagagagaaagagagagagagagagagagagagagagggagagggagagagggagagggagagggagagggagagagagggaaagtgagaaagagggagagagaagagagaaagaggaaagagaaatcagaaagagaaagagaaagagaaactctagaaagagagagagagagagagagagatagagagagggagagagagagatagatagatagagagagagagagagagagagagagagagagagagagagagagaggagagagagagagagagagagagagaggggggagagtagagagacagagggagagagagagagggggggggagagtaagagagagagagagagagagagagagacacagtgagagagagagagagagtgagagagagagagagagagagatgcagaaggagatagaaaggggaagggggagggggaggtggagggagaaaggaagggggaaggagatggaacgaggagggagagggagaggatgagggagaaggagatgggaaggggaagcgggtgggagaaggagaaggagagggagaaagtgagagagaagaaggagaagcacaaataaaaaaaaagaaagaaagagaacgagaatgacAAACGCGAGAGAGAAGatcagagaaagaaaattgagaaaaagaaaaagagagaaacgaattcCATCGctatcaaagacaaaaaaaaatagtcagAAGGAAGGAAGTATTGGAACTTATTacctcaaggggggggggggggggagacggcaccaagagggagagaagcggggTAGAAGGGTTGGAGTAACAGGGTGTAGGGGGAGTAGGTGGGAGTagcggggggggaggaagaagagggagtaacagtgggggagggagggggagatgaggggtagcgaggagggggtaggaagggggagtaggagaggagtggCGGGAGTAATGTGGGggtgataggaagaggggagtaggagtaggagggggggagtagttggggaggagggggaggaagaaggaagtaacagtgcgcgggggagggggatgaagggtaagcgaggtgggtagggagggggaataaggagagagagggaaaggagtagcagaggggaagggatagggaagaggggagtaggaggaggggaggagtagcgGGGGAGGGTAGGAACAGGGGAGTAACAGGGCGGGAAAGGAGTAgcagtgagggaagggggtaggaggagggaaggagtaacggggagtgagaggagggcaGGAGTGGCTGGGGGGGCGGaatatggaggaagagaggagtagcAGGGACAGAAGTagcggggagaggaaggtgggagtaagggaagagagtaggagagagagagtagggtttGAGGGTGtgggtaatagtaataagaggagggagtgggaagaggatgtggggaggagtgGTAAGGGTGTCGGATGGGAGTGGAGTTGGAGTagcagagggagaaaggtgaaggcAAAAGTagctggggaagggagagaggaaaatgataaaggaaaggaagaagaaggagtagaagaagaaggaggaaaagaaaaagaaggagggagggagggagggagggagagggagggagagagagggagagagagggagagagagggagagagagggagagggagggagagggagagagagagaaagagagtgagaaagagaaagagagagaaagagagagagaaagagagagagagagagagagagagagagagagataaggagagagagagagagaaggagagaaggagaaggagagaaagagatagaaggagagaaggagagagggagagggagagagggagagagagggagagagggacagagaggagagaggacagagggagagagggacagagagggagagagagggacagagagagagagagggagagagagagacagagagagagagagagagagagagagagagagagagaggggcagagaaaaggggcaaaacagaataagaaaaacatggagaagaggagagaaaaaataatcgaGTGGAGGCATAGAAGATGGAGTGGAGaaacgaaaggagaaggaagtaaggaagataaaaagggaacCAGAGAGAGACTAGCGAAGATGGAAAGGGTAAAACAAAAGGAGGCGAGAAAGACGGGGGAGAgacgaaagataggaagaaagagaaggaaagaggggtgcgagagggaagagggagagacgaatgagggggagaagagggagaaggagaataagaaggtgaAAGGAGCCAAGAAGAGGAATAGcgggtaaaaagggagagaaggcgaatgaggcaaaggagagggagaataaaaatatgaaaggagagcataagaaggagggaaaggggggtgggtgagaaaaggggggaaagaaagagtgagagggagaagaggaagaggaagaagaggaagagggagaatgaggtgaaaggtgcaggggaggggggggggatatagagaTCAATCATTTCGACTCCAGCGGTTAGGGTCGAGGTTCCAATATCATTAGCTTAAGAGACCTctcaacctccttccttcctccttccttccttccttccttccttcccgccgcCGTCTGCTCTgggcctccttccccttctttcatttctttctgccccatttctttctccgtctccgctTCTCTTGGTTCTCtcgttaaaataaataaataaatacatacatacatacatacgtatatatatacatacatatatagatatgtatatatttgtatatacgtatatatatacatatatagatatgtatatatttgtatatacgtatatatatacatatacgtatacgtatatatatatacatacgtatccgtatatatatacgtatacgtatgtatatatatacgtgtacgtatatatatacatatacgtatatatatatgtatacgtatatatatacgtatatatatatatatatatatatatatatatatatatatatatatatatatatatatacatgtatatatatgcacatatatatatatatatatatatatatatatatatatatatataatatatatacgtatacgtataaaatatatatatatatatatatataataatatatatatatatgtatatatatatatatacgtataacgtatatatatatatatatatatatatatatatatatatatatatatatatatatgcacatatatatatataaatgcatatatacgtatacatatatatatatatgtatacatatatatatacgtatacgtatatatatatatatatatatatatatatatatatatatatatatatatatatatatatatatatatatatatatatatatatacgtatatatatacatacatgtgtatatatatatatatatatatatatatatatatatatatatatatatatatatatatatatatatataaatatatatatataaatatatatatatatatatgatatatataatatatatatatgtatatatatatatatatatgcatatatatgcatatatatatgcgtatatatatatatatatacatatatatatatatatatatatatatgtatatatatatatatatatatatatatatatatatatatatatgtatatgtatatgtgtatatatatatatgtatatatatatatatatatatatatatatatatatatatgtgtgtgtatgtatatatatatacgtatatgtacaaatatatataacgtatatgtatatatatacgtatatatatatatatatatataatatatatatatatataatatatatatatatatatatatatacgtatatgtacatatgtgtatatatacgtatatgtgtgtataaatatatatacgtatatgtatatatatacgtatatatatacatgcatacatatatacatacatacatacatacatacatacatacatacatacatatatacatacatatatacatacatatatacatacatatatacatacacatatatatatatatatatatatatatatatatatatatatatatatatatatacgtatatctctcacctctctatatatatatatgtacatattacatacatacatatatatatatatatatatatatatatatatatatatatatatatatatatttatatacacacacacacgtatatatacacacatatacgacacacacacacacacacatatatatatatatatatatatatacaatatatatatatacgtacatatatatatatacgtacatatatatatatatatatatatacgtaatatatatatatatatatatatatatatatatatatatatatatatatatatatatatatatatatatatatatatgaatatataagtgtgtacttGAGCGTAATTGCGTGTTTGCCTCcgtatgtatgtacgagtgtaTGTTGTTGCAAAAGATCTTTTTCTCCCGCACATTCTTCTTGTGGGACGAGGGTTCGTCTGCTCATAATTCATAAGCCGGTACTTCAAAAAAGCGCAAAAGGAAATAAATCATAAAGTTTCTCTTTTAAAATTGCTGATTTTCttttgaatgtattttttttttccttgagttAAAATGAATTCTATCCTCGTTCGGCTTATCTACGCGTTTTTATAGAcagcgttttatttatttaatcagtGTTTTAGGTCTAGATTGAAACTCTTCCTCCGAGGGTGTTAGGACCGGCCACATTCACAGCATCTTTATATTTCCGCCTGACAACACCGTCACAACACCCACCATACCCCTGTGTCTGCGCTTCACAACACTCACCATACCCCTATGTTCCCGTCTCACAACAATATTACAACACTTACCATACCCCTGTGTCTGCGCTTCACAACACTATCACAACACTCACCATACCCCTATGTTCCCGTCTCAAAACACTATTACAACACCCACCATACCCCTGTGTCCGCGCTTCACATTATTACAACACTCACAATATACTTAGGAATTCGACCTACAACACCCTCACAACGACACTCACAACACCCTCAAAGCCCCTGCAGCACCCAAAACCTCTGAACTTACAACTC from Penaeus vannamei isolate JL-2024 chromosome 26, ASM4276789v1, whole genome shotgun sequence harbors:
- the LOC138866669 gene encoding uncharacterized protein produces the protein MGEMWPREGASHGTRGHGGEMGSTRGHGGEMGATRGHGGEMGATRGHGGEMGATQGHGGNGGYSGTWRKWGLLQGTWREMGATPGDMEEMGATRGHGGEKWVGYTGTWRENGGYLGTRRKWGLLGDMEEEMGATRGHTGEMGATLGTWRGNGGYFRGHGEGKWGLLGDMEGEMGATWGHGGEMGATPGTWRENGATLGDTWRGNGGYSGTWRRGNGGYSGSMEEGNGGYSRGHGGGKWGLLQGHGGEMGATRGHGGEMGATRGHGGEMGDTQGHGGEMGATRGHGGGKWGLLRRHGGNRGYSGTRRGNGGYSGTWRGNGGHSGTWRGNGGYSGTWREMGATQGHGGEMGATRGHGGKWELLGDMEGRGLLGDMEGRNGGCSGTRRGSGGYSGTRREMGATQGHGGEVGATRGHGGEMGATRGHGGEMGATRGHGGEMGATRGHGGEMGATRGHGGEMGATRGHMEGKWGLLGDMEGKWGLLGDMEGKWGLLGDMEGKWGLLGDMEGKWGLLGDMEGKWGLCRGDI